Proteins from a single region of Flavobacterium sp. K5-23:
- a CDS encoding gamma carbonic anhydrase family protein: MLIKSVNGKYPSIPEDCYVAENATIVGDVVFGTSCSVWFNAVIRGDVNFIKIGNKVNIQDGAVIHCTYKKHPTIIGNNVSIGHNAIVHGCTIQDNVLIGMGSIVMDNCVIESNSIVAAGAVITQNTIVESGSIWAGVPAKKVKEIDQSDFAGEIARISDNYVMYSGWFKDGEQTEIS, from the coding sequence ATGTTAATAAAATCTGTTAACGGAAAATATCCGTCTATTCCAGAGGATTGTTATGTTGCTGAAAATGCAACTATTGTTGGTGATGTTGTTTTTGGAACTTCTTGTAGTGTTTGGTTTAATGCTGTAATTAGAGGAGATGTTAATTTTATTAAAATTGGGAACAAAGTAAATATTCAAGATGGGGCTGTAATTCATTGTACCTATAAAAAACACCCTACAATAATAGGGAATAATGTTTCTATAGGACATAATGCAATTGTTCATGGCTGTACAATTCAGGATAATGTGCTTATAGGAATGGGTTCCATTGTAATGGATAATTGCGTGATTGAAAGCAATTCAATCGTTGCAGCGGGAGCTGTGATCACGCAAAACACTATTGTAGAATCTGGTTCAATATGGGCTGGAGTTCCTGCTAAGAAGGTTAAAGAAATTGATCAATCTGATTTTGCCGGTGAAATTGCACGTATTTCAGATAATTATGTAATGTATTCTGGCTGGTTTAAAGATGGCGAACAAACCGAAATAAGTTAG
- the murI gene encoding glutamate racemase: MDNNKPIGIFDSGIGGTSIWKEIHHLLPNEKTIYLADSKNAPYGQKSKEEIIALSMKNTDLLLEMNCKLIVVACNTATTNAIWELRAKYDVPFIGIEPAIKPAANQSLTQTIGILATQGTLNSELFNKTIEKYQNTKIIEQVGHGLVQLIENGKINSTEMTELLRSYLTPMIEANIDYLVLGCSHYPYLIPQIKKMLPKHIQIIDSGEAVARQTQTLLKEKIGFTTAQNSESVFYTNTDPSVLQSILGNGYSIERKDF, translated from the coding sequence ATGGATAACAACAAACCTATAGGCATTTTTGACTCTGGAATAGGAGGAACTTCAATTTGGAAAGAGATACATCATTTATTACCAAATGAGAAAACAATTTACCTTGCCGATAGCAAGAACGCCCCTTATGGACAAAAATCAAAAGAGGAGATTATTGCCTTAAGCATGAAAAACACTGATTTATTGCTTGAAATGAATTGTAAATTAATTGTAGTGGCTTGTAATACCGCTACTACAAATGCCATTTGGGAATTGAGAGCTAAATATGATGTTCCTTTTATAGGTATTGAACCAGCCATAAAACCCGCAGCCAATCAGTCATTAACACAAACAATTGGTATTCTAGCCACTCAGGGAACCTTAAACAGCGAACTTTTCAATAAAACTATAGAGAAATACCAAAACACAAAAATTATTGAGCAAGTTGGACATGGGTTAGTTCAACTTATTGAAAACGGAAAAATAAATTCTACTGAGATGACTGAATTACTTCGCTCCTATTTAACACCAATGATTGAAGCGAATATAGACTACCTTGTATTAGGATGCAGTCACTATCCCTATTTAATTCCGCAAATAAAAAAAATGCTGCCCAAACACATTCAAATCATCGATTCAGGGGAAGCTGTAGCTAGACAAACCCAAACCCTATTAAAAGAAAAAATAGGATTTACGACAGCCCAAAACAGTGAATCTGTATTTTATACAAATACTGACCCTTCCGTTTTGCAATCAATTTTAGGAAATGGATATTCTATTGAAAGAAAAGACTTCTAA
- a CDS encoding OmpH family outer membrane protein, which produces MKQIKTLLIAATLFFGANQTINAQAKTAHVDVSEIMTKMPAMLDAQKQLDKLSGTYDADYKKMVEEYQNKLKKYEAESATVTDDVNGDRSKEVQDMQKRIVDYRDNAQKELQQKESDIVKPIMEKVRASIQKVGKAKGYQYIMDGSSLLLADGPNLTADVKKDLGF; this is translated from the coding sequence ATGAAACAAATCAAAACTTTACTAATTGCTGCAACTCTATTTTTTGGAGCAAATCAAACTATTAATGCTCAGGCAAAAACAGCTCATGTTGACGTTAGTGAAATTATGACAAAAATGCCGGCAATGTTAGATGCTCAAAAACAATTAGACAAATTGAGTGGAACTTATGATGCAGATTATAAAAAAATGGTTGAGGAATACCAAAACAAATTAAAAAAGTACGAAGCTGAATCAGCTACTGTTACTGATGATGTAAATGGTGACCGTTCTAAAGAAGTTCAGGACATGCAAAAAAGAATTGTTGATTATAGAGACAATGCACAAAAAGAATTACAACAAAAAGAATCTGATATTGTAAAACCAATTATGGAAAAAGTGAGAGCTTCTATCCAAAAAGTTGGTAAAGCAAAAGGATACCAGTACATTATGGATGGTTCAAGTCTTTTATTAGCTGACGGTCCTAATCTTACTGCTGATGTAAAAAAAGATTTAGGTTTCTAG
- a CDS encoding mechanosensitive ion channel family protein, with protein MILSPDYVASYANSFVKALIDYSPKLISAFAILFIGLYAIRLINRITRKIMVKRELDPTLSKFLADILLWVLRILLFVTFISNLGIETSSFVAILGAMGLAVGLSLQGSLSNFAGGMLIILFKPFKVGDLIETQGVMATVSEIQIFVTKLITANNETVFVPNGALSNGTITNFSMQGYRRADLTFSISYDTDIKKAKELIEAILVNNPKVLQTPKPEVFVKNLTDSSIQLAVRPWAKNADFGVVFTETLENCKTAFDIAGIAIQPFVKEQSNSNI; from the coding sequence ATGATTCTCAGTCCAGATTACGTGGCAAGTTACGCCAATAGCTTCGTTAAAGCATTAATTGATTATTCCCCAAAACTGATCTCCGCATTTGCCATTCTGTTTATTGGGCTTTATGCCATACGTCTAATCAATAGAATTACCCGGAAAATAATGGTGAAAAGAGAATTAGACCCTACATTATCAAAATTTCTGGCAGATATTTTACTTTGGGTTTTGAGAATACTATTATTCGTCACATTTATCTCAAATTTAGGAATCGAGACTTCTTCTTTTGTGGCTATCCTTGGAGCTATGGGACTTGCAGTAGGATTGTCACTTCAGGGTTCCCTATCTAATTTCGCTGGAGGAATGCTAATTATATTATTCAAACCTTTTAAAGTGGGCGATTTAATCGAAACACAGGGAGTTATGGCCACTGTAAGTGAGATCCAAATATTTGTAACCAAATTAATCACCGCTAACAACGAAACTGTTTTTGTGCCTAATGGCGCGTTATCAAATGGCACAATAACCAACTTCTCCATGCAGGGATATCGTCGCGCCGATTTAACTTTTTCCATCTCTTACGACACCGATATAAAAAAAGCAAAAGAATTGATTGAAGCTATTTTAGTAAACAATCCAAAAGTTCTTCAAACTCCCAAACCTGAAGTTTTTGTAAAAAACCTGACCGACAGTTCAATCCAACTGGCAGTTAGACCTTGGGCAAAAAATGCGGATTTTGGAGTAGTGTTTACAGAAACATTAGAAAATTGTAAAACAGCATTTGATATAGCCGGAATTGCTATTCAGCCTTTTGTAAAGGAACAATCAAACAGTAACATCTAA
- the tsaB gene encoding tRNA (adenosine(37)-N6)-threonylcarbamoyltransferase complex dimerization subunit type 1 TsaB: protein MSYILNIETATKNCSVALAKDGVTISCNEIAEEGYSHAERLHVFIEDVLKEAEITYKDLTAIAVSQGPGSYTGLRIGVSAAKGLCFALDIPLIAVDTLQTLASQATISDGLIVPMIDARRMEVYSAVFNSNLESQRKVQAEIITENSFDEIEGPVYFVGDCSEKCKTVMVKENFIFLEDVKYPSAKEMSFLSFEKHKKNDTVDVAYFEPYYLKDFMITTSKK from the coding sequence GTGTCCTATATACTTAACATAGAAACAGCTACTAAAAATTGTTCGGTTGCCTTAGCTAAAGACGGCGTAACCATCAGTTGTAATGAAATTGCCGAAGAGGGTTATTCTCACGCTGAGCGTTTGCATGTCTTTATTGAAGACGTATTGAAAGAGGCTGAAATAACATATAAAGATTTGACTGCAATCGCCGTGAGTCAAGGACCAGGTTCTTATACGGGTTTGCGTATTGGGGTTTCTGCTGCCAAAGGACTTTGCTTTGCATTAGATATTCCTTTAATAGCTGTAGATACATTACAGACGCTAGCTTCTCAGGCAACAATTTCAGATGGCTTGATTGTCCCAATGATTGACGCCAGAAGAATGGAAGTGTATAGTGCCGTTTTCAACTCTAATTTAGAATCACAAAGGAAAGTACAAGCCGAAATTATCACCGAGAACTCATTCGATGAAATTGAAGGTCCTGTTTATTTTGTGGGCGATTGTTCCGAAAAATGTAAAACCGTTATGGTGAAAGAAAATTTTATTTTTCTGGAAGATGTTAAATATCCCTCTGCCAAAGAAATGAGCTTTCTTAGTTTTGAAAAGCACAAAAAAAACGACACCGTTGATGTCGCTTATTTTGAACCTTATTATTTGAAAGATTTTATGATCACTACTTCCAAGAAATAA
- a CDS encoding NifU family protein, with protein sequence MTKVTIKDTQNPTILKFEFEDFITQNESFEFKNIDEAKNSPLAQQLFYLPFVKTVYISGNFIAVEKFSIVEWVDVKDAVAEQIEAFVANGGTIITIEENKTKKQPITVYGETTPNPSALKFVVSRMLTKNAIEFKNIDQTAASPLAKELFKFSYVKEVFIDENYISVTKYEINNWDEITLELRTFIKQYIENGGPVLDESQIVSITKDESNKDTKFDSLDETSQKIINILEEYVKPAVQADGGNIAFDSYNENDKTVKVILQGACSGCPSSTFTLKSGIENMLKSMLNDEDIKVEAVNS encoded by the coding sequence ATGACTAAAGTTACCATAAAAGACACTCAAAACCCAACTATATTAAAATTTGAATTTGAAGATTTCATAACACAAAATGAAAGTTTTGAGTTTAAAAATATAGATGAAGCAAAAAACTCACCACTTGCACAACAGCTTTTTTATTTACCATTTGTAAAAACCGTATACATTTCAGGGAATTTCATTGCAGTGGAAAAGTTTAGCATAGTTGAATGGGTAGATGTAAAAGATGCCGTTGCTGAACAAATTGAGGCATTTGTTGCAAACGGAGGAACGATTATTACAATCGAAGAAAACAAAACAAAAAAACAGCCGATTACGGTTTATGGGGAAACCACTCCAAATCCATCAGCTTTAAAATTTGTGGTCAGCAGAATGTTGACCAAAAACGCTATTGAATTTAAGAATATAGATCAAACTGCTGCTTCACCATTAGCAAAAGAATTATTTAAATTTTCTTATGTAAAAGAAGTTTTTATCGATGAAAATTACATCTCAGTAACAAAATATGAAATCAACAACTGGGATGAAATCACTTTAGAGTTAAGAACATTTATCAAGCAGTATATTGAAAACGGAGGTCCAGTATTAGACGAAAGTCAAATTGTAAGTATTACCAAAGACGAGAGTAACAAAGACACTAAATTTGATTCACTTGATGAAACCTCTCAAAAAATCATAAACATTCTTGAAGAATACGTGAAACCAGCAGTACAAGCTGACGGTGGAAATATTGCTTTCGATTCTTATAATGAAAATGATAAAACGGTAAAAGTGATCCTTCAAGGTGCTTGTAGCGGATGTCCTTCTTCAACATTTACTTTAAAAAGCGGTATTGAAAATATGCTGAAAAGTATGTTAAATGATGAGGACATAAAAGTTGAAGCAGTAAATTCGTAA
- a CDS encoding dodecin family protein: protein MTVLKVIEVLSSSNTSWEDATQKGVSKAAKSVKNIRSAYVQEHSVSVEDGKVSEYRVNLKITFELE from the coding sequence ATGACAGTATTAAAAGTAATTGAAGTGCTTTCAAGTTCAAACACGAGCTGGGAAGATGCAACTCAAAAAGGAGTTTCAAAAGCAGCAAAATCAGTAAAAAACATTCGATCTGCCTATGTTCAAGAACATAGCGTATCTGTTGAGGATGGAAAAGTCTCTGAATATAGAGTGAATCTAAAAATTACATTTGAACTTGAATAG
- a CDS encoding YtxH domain-containing protein: MGISSFLKNLFGSAKETASELTDKAETAVEHAKEAASPYLEKAEAFAEEALEKTKETVSELADKAETAFEDAKEAAAPLMEKAENYAEQAKEKAGEYSDKASEAMGNAMESVKENASAAMDKAEDLAGEAKEFASKTVDSVTDKVNSITHSDKVEDKTEDKENTTQA, translated from the coding sequence ATGGGAATATCATCATTTTTAAAAAATTTATTTGGCTCAGCCAAAGAAACAGCAAGTGAACTGACTGACAAAGCAGAAACAGCTGTAGAACATGCGAAAGAAGCGGCATCACCATACCTGGAAAAAGCAGAAGCATTTGCAGAAGAAGCCTTAGAAAAAACCAAGGAAACTGTAAGTGAATTGGCAGACAAAGCCGAAACAGCTTTTGAAGACGCAAAAGAAGCAGCTGCTCCTTTAATGGAAAAAGCAGAAAACTATGCTGAGCAAGCTAAAGAAAAGGCGGGTGAATATTCAGATAAGGCAAGTGAAGCGATGGGAAATGCAATGGAATCAGTAAAAGAGAACGCATCGGCAGCAATGGATAAAGCAGAAGATTTGGCTGGAGAAGCAAAAGAGTTTGCCTCTAAAACAGTTGATAGTGTAACTGACAAAGTAAATTCAATCACGCATTCTGACAAAGTAGAAGACAAAACAGAAGACAAAGAAAACACAACTCAAGCATAA
- a CDS encoding type IX secretion system membrane protein PorP/SprF produces MYNKIKCIFLFLFISSYSFSQEGIAVYSDYLSDNYYLLHPSMAGAANCAKIRLTSRKQWFNQGGAPELQTLSLNGRVGEKSGAGIILFNDKNGYHSQKGVKLSFAHHIMFSRDEIDLNQLSFGVSAGLIQSQLDETGFMQSGNWDPLIDGTIVQKDSYVNVDIGASYNYLDFYAHATVKNAVETRREIYSEYESDNLRKFLLSAGYVFGDKNRLLFEPSLLFQLVDKTKEKSIDLNFKAYKNLDFGKLWGGLSYRRSFDGAEYVNGTTVSNQKLQYFTPILGVNYKNFMFAYTYSYVAGAVKFDNGGFHQITLGINLFCKKEKYECNCPAIN; encoded by the coding sequence ATGTATAATAAAATAAAATGTATATTTCTTTTTCTTTTTATCAGTTCTTATTCTTTTTCACAAGAGGGTATAGCTGTCTACTCGGATTATTTATCAGATAATTATTATCTATTGCATCCTTCAATGGCTGGTGCGGCAAATTGCGCTAAAATAAGGTTGACGTCCAGGAAACAATGGTTTAATCAAGGGGGTGCTCCGGAGTTGCAAACCCTTAGTCTTAATGGTAGGGTAGGAGAAAAATCAGGTGCTGGAATTATACTATTTAATGATAAAAACGGATATCATTCTCAAAAAGGTGTTAAATTGTCTTTTGCGCATCACATTATGTTCTCTAGGGATGAAATTGATTTAAATCAACTTTCTTTTGGAGTTAGTGCAGGTTTGATTCAGAGTCAATTAGATGAGACGGGTTTTATGCAATCGGGGAACTGGGACCCACTAATAGATGGGACTATTGTTCAAAAAGATTCTTACGTAAATGTTGACATTGGAGCTTCATATAACTATTTAGATTTTTATGCGCATGCTACTGTGAAAAATGCTGTTGAAACCAGAAGAGAAATATATTCTGAATATGAAAGCGATAATCTAAGAAAATTTCTTTTGAGTGCGGGATATGTTTTTGGTGATAAAAACAGATTGTTGTTTGAGCCTTCTTTGTTGTTTCAACTTGTTGACAAAACCAAAGAGAAATCTATTGACCTAAACTTTAAAGCGTATAAGAATTTAGATTTCGGAAAACTTTGGGGTGGCCTGTCATATAGAAGAAGTTTTGACGGTGCTGAATATGTAAATGGCACTACTGTTTCTAATCAAAAACTGCAATATTTCACGCCAATATTAGGTGTGAATTATAAAAACTTTATGTTTGCTTATACCTATTCTTATGTAGCTGGAGCTGTTAAGTTTGATAACGGTGGCTTTCACCAGATAACTTTGGGGATTAATTTATTTTGTAAAAAGGAAAAGTACGAATGTAATTGTCCAGCGATTAATTAA